The following are encoded together in the Lathyrus oleraceus cultivar Zhongwan6 chromosome 3, CAAS_Psat_ZW6_1.0, whole genome shotgun sequence genome:
- the LOC127132502 gene encoding transcription factor MYB61, with protein MGRHSCCYKQKLRKGLWSPEEDEKLLSYITKHGHGCWSSVPKLAGLQRCGKSCRLRWINYLRPDLKRGAFSPEEENSIIELHALLGNRWSQIAAQLPGRTDNEIKNLWNSSLKKKLRQKGIDPNTHQPISELAENNDKEKHAEIEKNNNQIPIQKSSVGSNEVNLFETPKDNNCNYPLEINSKINNNSSCFISSENMVGLGSSSSSYLSFQQVNYGINNIALSSNSNNNNNNNSLCFIPSTSGGSTSMSELNSSTMFHSIQNWEFNNNNNGSKSSNESSSNNNNINFNDQIQDHNQVIEDIKWSEYLNTTPLFLGNNNNDDNTIQQHHSTTIYSDDEIKQEMGFIHNSDIYSSSNNNKDFQRFSLAFGQTL; from the exons ATGGGAAGACACTCTTGTTGCTACAAGCAGAAGCTTCGTAAAGGTCTTTGGTCTCCGGAAGAAGATGAAAAACTTTTGAGTTACATCACCAAACATGGTCATGGATGTTGGAGTTCAGTTCCAAAACTAGCTG GTTTGCAGAGATGTGGTAAGAGTTGTAGATTGAGATGGATAAATTACCTTAGACCTGATTTGAAGAGAGGAGCATTCTCACCGGAAGAAGAAAATTCTATAATTGAACTTCATGCACTTCTCGGCAACAG GTGGTCACAGATTGCAGCTCAGTTACCGGGAAGAACTGATAATGAGATAAAGAATCTATGGAATTCAAGTTTGAAGAAAAAGCTGAGACAAAAAGGGATTGATCCAAACACGCACCAACCAATTTCTGAATTAGCTGAAAACAATGACAAGGAGAAGCATGCTGAGATTGAGAAAAACAATAATCAGATTCCGATTCAGAAAAGTTCGGTTGGATCCAATGAAGTGAATCTTTTCGAAACACCAAAGGATAATAACTGTAATTATccacttgaaattaattcaaaAATCAACAACAATTCTTCATGTTTCATATCTTCCGAAAACATGGTTGGATTAggatcatcatcttcatcctaTCTCTCTTTTCAACAAGTTAACTATGGAATCAATAACATAGCTTTATCATCAAattccaacaacaacaacaacaacaattcacTTTGTTTCATACCAAGTACTAGTGGCGGTTCAACTTCCATGTCAGAACTCAATTCTTCAACCATGTTTCATTCTATTCAGAACTGGgaattcaacaacaacaacaacggAAGCAAAAGCAGCAACGAaagcagcagcaacaacaacaacattaacttcaatgatcaaattcaagatcATAATCAAGTAATTGAAGACATTAAATGGTCGGAATATCTAAACACTACTCCATTATTTCTCGGAAACAACAACAACGACGACAACACAATTCAACAGCATCATAGTACAACAATCTACAGCGATGATGAGATTAAACAAGAAATGGGATTCATTCATAATTCAGATATATatagcagcagcaacaacaacaaagattTTCAGAGATTTTCACTCGCTTTTGGACAGACACTTTAG